One stretch of Caldalkalibacillus uzonensis DNA includes these proteins:
- the lexA gene encoding transcriptional repressor LexA, protein MSTLSKRQKLILDFIKKEVREKGYPPSVREIGEAVGLASSSTVHGHLSRLEKKGYIRRNPTKPRAIEVLDDDMRTQPQPESISTTYVPVIGKVTAGQPITAVENIEEYFPLPDKFATDPSELFMLVVQGDSMIEAGIYDRDYVIVRKQNYADNGDIVVAMTEEDEATVKRFFKEKNVIRLQPENAALEPIILKDVTILGKVIGVFRHIH, encoded by the coding sequence ATGTCCACATTATCCAAACGCCAAAAGCTGATCCTGGATTTTATTAAAAAGGAAGTGCGGGAAAAAGGGTATCCTCCATCAGTCCGTGAAATCGGTGAAGCAGTAGGATTGGCTTCCAGCTCTACTGTCCATGGTCACTTGTCCCGGCTCGAGAAAAAGGGATATATACGCCGTAATCCCACCAAACCCAGAGCCATTGAAGTTTTGGACGATGACATGCGCACCCAGCCTCAACCCGAATCGATTAGCACCACTTATGTGCCGGTGATCGGGAAAGTCACAGCGGGACAACCCATCACAGCAGTGGAAAATATTGAAGAATATTTTCCACTGCCAGATAAATTTGCCACTGACCCCAGTGAGTTGTTTATGCTCGTTGTCCAGGGTGACAGTATGATTGAAGCGGGTATCTATGACCGGGACTATGTCATTGTCCGCAAACAAAATTATGCTGACAACGGCGATATTGTCGTGGCTATGACTGAGGAAGATGAGGCTACTGTAAAACGGTTTTTCAAAGAGAAAAATGTGATCCGCCTACAGCCGGAAAACGCTGCACTGGAGCCCATCATCCTTAAAGACGTGACCATCTTGGGTAAAGTAATCGGGGTTTTTCGCCATATTCACTAA